GGGAATGCTTTATCTGCTTATGTACCACCCGGATTCCATTGTCCAGGACAAATATGGTGGGTTCTGCTGTCATAACTTTTAAAAGCAAGAAAGCCACCCAGGGTTTGAGTGGCTTTCTAAAGTCGGGGTGGCAGGATTCGAACCTGCGACCACCTGGTCCCAAACCAGGTACGCTACCGGACTGCGCTACACCCCGTTTTTTGTATTTACAGAATACCAAAGATCATGTTTTATCAAAGTGCCAATCTTAATATCTGTAAAGGAAATTAACTATTTGCGGTGAGGGCGGGATTCGAACCCGCGGTACCCTTACGAGTACGGCAGTTTAGCAAACTACTGGTTTAAGCCACTCACCCACCTCACCGGAGAGCGGGTGCAAAAGTACAAATTCATTGATATTCTCAAGGGCTTGGAATTATTATTATTGGCCGGATCAGGATTTTATAATTCAATCAATAAAACGGTATGTCCAATGTCCTAAATTTCAGCGAGAACGGTTTCACCACCGGTCACCTTTTCATTCAGCGCTACACGAACGTTCGCATCTAAAGGAAGAAAAATATCCACCCGTGATCCAAATTTGATGAAACCCATTTCCTGGCCTTGTTCTACATGCATTCCCTTTTTCAGATAAAGAACAATTCGCTTGGCCAGAGCACCGGCTATTTGACGAAGCAGAATTTGCTGGTTGTTTGAATTCTCAATAACCACTGTGGTGCGCTCATTCAGTTCTGAAGATTTCGGATGCCATGCTACAAGATATTTTCCTGCATCATAGCTGTCAAACACCACCTTTCCGCTTATCGGAACCCGGTTGATATGTACATTTAGAGGAGACATGAAAATCGAAACCTGAATTCTTTCTTCATTAAAATATTTCTTCTCATGAACTTTCTCAATCACCACAACTTTTCCATCGGCAGGGGCAATGACGTGATTCTCATTAAGGGGTACGGTTCGGGCAGGATCTCTGAAAAAGCTAAACAGAAACACCACCAGAATGACTGACAGAACCAGGCATAAGAGAAAGACCGTTTGAGGCAGGAACTGATAAACGACCAGATCAAGCACGATAAAAAAAAGGACAACAAAGAAGAGAAAGCGATGGCCTTCTTTATGGATTCTCATGAGTCAGGTATTCAGATCAAAGAGCAATAGCTTAAGGCAAATTATTTTTCCGGAAGCCAGGCTAAAAGACGCCCCTGTAGCTCATCGTTTGTGAAATTTTATTAATTCCAACAATATATGCTGCTATGCGCAGGCTCACGTCATATTTTACGGAGGTTTCATATACTACCTCAAAAGCTTGCTTCATCACACGGTCTGCCCTGCGGTTTACACGTTCGGCAGTCCAGAAGTAACCGAGGCGATTTTGTACCCATTCAAAATACGAGACCGTAACTCCTCCGGCATTTGCCAAAATATCGGGAACCACCCAAATACCTTTTTCATTCAGAATTTTATCCGCATTTGCTGATGTAGGGCCATTAGCGCCTTCTACGATAAGTTTCGCTTTTATATTATTTGCATTATGCCGGGTAATCTGATCTTCCAGGGCCGCTGGTACCAATACATCCACTTCCAGCAGGAGCAGTTCCTCGTTGCTCAATGGCTCAGCTCCTTCGAGACCCTGAAGAGAATTACTGTTATTGCGTGAATATTCTATGGCCTTCTCAATGTCAATACCAGCAGCGTTATAATATCCGCCACTCAAATCGCTGATGGCCAATATTTTTACGCCTAGCTGCGACAACAGCCGCGCTGAAATAGAACCTACATTGCCAAAGCCCTGAACAGCAGCGGTTGCCTCATTGGCCCGGATACCGAGCTTCGCCATTGCCGACCGTGCCGTCACCATGACTCCCCGTCCGGTGGCTTCCACACGGCCTAAAGAACCACCAAGAACCTGCGGTTTTCCTGTAACAATTGCCGGAACTGAATAACCCAC
The sequence above is drawn from the Bacteroidia bacterium genome and encodes:
- a CDS encoding phosphatidylserine decarboxylase family protein yields the protein MRIHKEGHRFLFFVVLFFIVLDLVVYQFLPQTVFLLCLVLSVILVVFLFSFFRDPARTVPLNENHVIAPADGKVVVIEKVHEKKYFNEERIQVSIFMSPLNVHINRVPISGKVVFDSYDAGKYLVAWHPKSSELNERTTVVIENSNNQQILLRQIAGALAKRIVLYLKKGMHVEQGQEMGFIKFGSRVDIFLPLDANVRVALNEKVTGGETVLAEI
- a CDS encoding Glu/Leu/Phe/Val dehydrogenase; translation: MGYLEPAPIRDQHDPFESMMHRFDEAAKILGLDEATYNLLKSPAKELKVNLAVTMDDGRIRIFEGYRVIHSVYLGPSKGGIRYAPTVTLEEVKALAAWMSLKCAVVGIPFGGAKGGINCDPRKMSKGELERMTRAYTIALGDIIGPEKDIPAPDMGTDPQVMAWLMDSYSRRVGYSVPAIVTGKPQVLGGSLGRVEATGRGVMVTARSAMAKLGIRANEATAAVQGFGNVGSISARLLSQLGVKILAISDLSGGYYNAAGIDIEKAIEYSRNNSNSLQGLEGAEPLSNEELLLLEVDVLVPAALEDQITRHNANNIKAKLIVEGANGPTSANADKILNEKGIWVVPDILANAGGVTVSYFEWVQNRLGYFWTAERVNRRADRVMKQAFEVVYETSVKYDVSLRIAAYIVGINKISQTMSYRGVF